The Leucobacter rhizosphaerae genome includes a region encoding these proteins:
- a CDS encoding SDR family NAD(P)-dependent oxidoreductase: MATTNPSASSTGASHDAPRGAALITGAGGALGRATALRLAADGFAVAVLGRESEELRETATLLADAGHRGHTVVCDLREPASIAAAVDEVERELGPLTAVINNAAIYPPTPFLEIPLAEYEDVVRVNQTGYFLVAQESAKRMVPRGAGAIVNVSSITFHGGWANLASYVSTKGASVGLTRALARELGGSGIRVNAVSPGAFPTKAEEIHENPEQYTQWVLDRQSLKRRGGNEELASVISFLVGPDSSFLTGQTLNVDGGWVME, from the coding sequence ATGGCAACGACGAATCCGTCGGCGTCCTCCACCGGGGCGTCGCACGACGCCCCTCGGGGGGCGGCACTCATCACCGGAGCGGGCGGGGCGCTCGGTCGCGCCACCGCGCTGCGGTTGGCGGCCGACGGGTTCGCCGTCGCCGTGCTCGGCCGCGAGAGCGAGGAGCTGCGCGAGACCGCGACGCTCCTCGCCGATGCCGGGCATCGCGGGCACACCGTGGTGTGCGACCTCCGCGAACCGGCGAGCATCGCCGCGGCCGTGGACGAGGTCGAGCGCGAGCTCGGTCCCCTCACCGCGGTGATCAACAACGCGGCGATCTACCCGCCCACCCCGTTCCTCGAGATCCCGCTCGCGGAGTACGAGGACGTGGTGCGCGTCAACCAGACCGGCTACTTCCTGGTCGCCCAGGAGTCGGCGAAGCGCATGGTGCCCCGCGGCGCCGGTGCGATCGTCAACGTGAGCTCCATCACGTTCCACGGCGGCTGGGCGAACCTCGCGAGCTACGTCTCCACCAAGGGTGCGTCCGTCGGCCTGACCCGCGCCCTCGCGCGTGAACTCGGCGGGTCCGGGATCCGCGTGAACGCGGTCTCCCCCGGCGCCTTCCCGACGAAGGCCGAGGAGATCCACGAGAACCCCGAGCAGTACACGCAGTGGGTGCTCGACCGCCAGTCGCTCAAGCGACGCGGCGGCAACGAGGAGCTCGCCTCCGTGATCTCGTTCCTCGTCGGCCCCGATTCGAGCTTCCTGACCGGCCAGACGTTGAACGTCGACGGCGGATGGGTGATGGAGTAA
- a CDS encoding sugar phosphate isomerase/epimerase family protein yields MIQVGIFSGYFPYDLETTATKIRDLGFNTVQLDLHFTDIDLSAGQITDAKAKRVRDTFRDHDLPICAISAYTNIVHPDVDERRRRVDYLKEILRNARQFGTPYVISESGTFNTESDWVHHEKNKTEEGYQTALEVLTDLAQTAYDHGSVFLLETYVNNVIGSLEETERVFKDLQHPGIELLMDPTNYFETHNIDQQQDVLGAVFDSLGDRVKIAHAKDVKRSGDDKSEKHADIGDSSAAESHTFRGVGEIELPAAGLGELDYDYYVQRLSEKSPNVPLIIEHLDESDVPRAKRFIDDVLKRNGV; encoded by the coding sequence ATGATCCAGGTAGGAATCTTCTCGGGGTACTTCCCCTACGACCTCGAGACCACGGCGACCAAGATCCGCGATCTCGGATTCAACACCGTGCAGCTCGACCTCCACTTCACGGACATCGACCTCTCTGCGGGGCAGATCACCGACGCCAAGGCGAAGCGCGTGCGCGACACCTTCCGCGATCACGACCTGCCGATCTGCGCCATCTCGGCGTACACCAACATCGTGCACCCGGACGTCGACGAGCGTCGCCGTCGCGTGGACTACCTCAAGGAGATCCTGCGCAACGCACGCCAGTTCGGCACCCCGTACGTGATCTCCGAGTCGGGCACGTTCAACACCGAGAGCGACTGGGTACACCACGAGAAGAACAAGACCGAGGAGGGGTACCAGACCGCCCTCGAGGTGCTCACCGATCTCGCGCAGACGGCCTACGACCACGGCTCGGTCTTCCTGCTCGAGACCTACGTCAACAACGTCATCGGCTCGCTCGAGGAGACCGAGCGCGTATTCAAGGATCTCCAGCACCCCGGCATCGAGCTGCTGATGGACCCGACGAACTACTTCGAGACCCACAACATCGACCAGCAGCAGGACGTGCTCGGCGCGGTCTTCGACAGCCTCGGCGATCGCGTGAAGATCGCGCACGCCAAGGACGTGAAGCGCTCGGGCGACGACAAGAGCGAGAAGCACGCCGACATCGGCGACAGCTCCGCCGCCGAGTCGCACACCTTCCGCGGCGTCGGTGAGATCGAGCTGCCCGCCGCGGGCCTCGGCGAGCTGGACTACGACTACTACGTGCAGCGCCTGTCCGAGAAGTCGCCGAACGTCCCGCTCATCATCGAGCACCTCGACGAGTCCGATGTGCCGCGCGCCAAGCGCTTCATCGACGACGTGCTGAAGCGGAACGGGGTCTGA